CAAGGCGCGCATCGGATTTCCATGGATCGTGAGATTGTGAGCATAGCCGACGGTCCGCTTCTTTCAATATGAGACAATGAACGCATTACCTGATACCGGAACACCCGTGAGCACCGCCCAGGCCGAACGTTTCGCCGGCATCGAACGGCTCTACGGCCGCGGCAGCCTCGGGCGCCTGGCGGACGCGCACGTTTGCGTGATCGGCGTGGGCGGCGTCGGCTCCTGGGCGGCCGAGGCGCTGGCCCGCAGCGGCATCGGCCGGCTCACCCTGATCGATGGCGACGACGTCTGCCTGTCCAACACCAACCGCCAACTGCATGCCCTCGACGGGCAGTACGGCAAGCCGAAGGTGGGCGTGCTGGCGGAGCGGGCCCATGCGATCAACCCGCTCATGCGCCTGGAAGCGGTGGAGAGCTTCCTTACCCCTTCCAATCTCGACGATCTGCTCGATCGCCACTACGACGTGGTGATCGATGCCTGCGACGCCCTGAAGGTCAAGCTCGAGACCATCGTATGGTGCCGGCGGCGCAAGCTGCCGCTGGTCACCGTCGGCGCGGCGGGCGGCCGCACCGACCCCACGCTGATCCGCGTGCGGGACCTGTCGCGTACCGAGCACGACGCCATGCTCAGCATGATCCGCAAGAAGCTCAGGCAGGAGCATGGCTTTCCGCGCAATCCGCAACGGTTCTTCGGCGTGTCGGCCGTGTATTCCATGCAGAACGTGCAGTACCCGCAGCCGGACGGCAGCGTGTGCGGGGTTCGACCGCCGGGGTCGGATGCGTTGAAGCTGGATTGTGGCGGGGGGCTGGGCGCGGCCACGCACGTGACGGGAGCGTTCGCGTTCGCGGCGGTGGGGAAGGCGCTGGAGAAGCTGGCAGCGCCGGCGAAAGCGTGAGGCGCAAGACGCTGGGTTCCTGCCTTCGCAGGAACGACGTGAGGTCTTTTTTGTTTCACGATGACTCCAGTACCGCAATTCGCTGGACTACGCCAAGGTTCGATACAGCAGGTTTATCAATCACTTAGGCGAGTTCAACATATGCCGGTGCTTTCCGAAACTTGACCCGGCTTCCCCTCGCGTGGCTCCCATGCGGCTCTTGGAAACCGGGCTTTCCGAGGAGTCATCATGGCGAAGATCAAGCTCACCAAGTCCGCAGTCGATGCGGCACAACCCCAAGACAAGGCCGTCGAACTGCGGGATACCGTGGTGCCCGGCTTCCTGTGCAAGATCACCCCGGCGGGTCGCAAGGTGTTCATGCTCCAGTACCGCACGAACGCCGGTGAACGCCGTAAGCCCGCCCTGGGCCAGTACGGGGAGCTGACGGTCGATCAGGCGCGCACGATGGCGCAAGAGTGGCTGGCCGAGGTGCGCAAAGGCGGCGACCCCAGCGCAGCCAAGAACGCCGCCCGCAAGGCACCGACCATGAAGGAGTTCTGCCATACCTTCATGGAGGACTACTCCAAGCAGCGTAACAAGCCCAGCACGCAGCGCGGCTATCAGGGCGTCATAGACCGGTGCATCATTCCGATCATGGGCCGGATGAAGGTTCATGACGTGAAGCGCCCGGACGTGGCCGCGCTGATGAAGAAGCTGGCCAACAAGCAGGCCGAAGCGAACCGCACCTTCGGCGTGTTGCGCAAGATGTTCAACCTGGCCGAAGTATGGGGACTGCGCCCTGACGGCACGAACCCGTGCCGCCACGTCCCGATGTATCCGCCCGGCAAGGAAACCCGGCTCATCGTGGACGAAGAACTAGTGCGGATCTTCCGCCAGTTGGAGCACCTGGAGGCGGAAGGACTGGAGAACTACGTCATCCCGCTGGCGATCCGTCTGCAATTCGAGTTTGCCGCCCGCCGCTCCGAAATCTGCCCGCTCGAATGGGCGTGGGTTGATCTGGAAAAGCGCCGTGTGGTCTGGCCCGACAGCAAGACGGGTGGCATCTCCAAGCCCATGAGCGAGGAAGCCTATCGGCTGCTGTCCACCGCCCCGCGCCGGGAGGGCTGCCCCTACGTCCTTCCATCGCCCAACGATCCGACCAGGCACCTGACCCATGGCGAACACTACGGCGGCTGGACGCGCGTGCTCAAGGCCGCTGGCGTGCCGCACGTCGGCACGCACGGCATCCGCCACCGGGCGACGACCGACATTGCCAACTCGGGCGTGCCAACCAAGGTGGGCATGAAGCTCACAGGCCACAAGACCGTGGCGATGTTTATGCACTATGTTCATACCGAGGACAAGCCGGTGCGGGATGCGGCCGAACTGGTGGCCAATCGGCGGCTGGCGATTACCGGGGCGTCCCGTTCCATGGAGGTGACAGCATGACAAGGAAGACGCCCGTGGCAACGCAGAAACCCGCTGCCTTACCGGCTGGCTATGCCGGCATCCACGGCGGCATCGTGGAACTGCTGGACGCGGCGCGCCAGGCGGCGGCGCGCAGTGTCAACGCGCTGATGACGGCCAGCTATTGGGAGATTGGCCGACGGATCGTCGAAGCCGAGCAGAAAGGGAGGCGGCGGGCCGGTTACGGCGAGCAGTTGATGGCGCGGTTGTCCGCCGACCTGACGGCCCGGTTCGGGCGCGGGTTCAGCCCGGACAACCTGGAGAACATGCGGCGTTTCTTCGTCGCTTACCCCCTTGAGGCAATTTCCGAGACACTGTCTCGGAAATTTGGAGACGGACTGCCCGCAGGGAATTCCGAGACGGTGTCTCGGAAATTCGACCTCTCGGAACTGGCCCAGGTCTTCACTCTGCCGTGGTCGGCTTATGTCCGCCTGCTGTCGGTCAAAGATGACCATGCCCGCCAGTTCTACGAAGCCGAGGCGCTGCGCGGTGGTTGGAGCGTGCGCCAGCTCGATCGGCAGATCGGAAGCCAGTTCTACGAGCGCACGGCTTTGTCCAAGGACAAGGTGGCGATGCTGGTCAAGGGCTCGGTGGCCAAGCCCGAGGATGCCGTCACGCCCAATGACGCGATCAAAGACCCGTATGTGCTGGAGTTCCTTGACCTCAAGGACGAATATTCGGAGTCCGATCTGGAAGCGGCCTTGATCCAGCGGCTGGAAGACTTCCTGCTGGAGCTGGGCGAAGGCTTCACCTTCGTCGGGCGGCAACGTCGGTTGCGCATCGACCAGACTTGGTATCGGGTGGATCTGCTGTTCTTTCATCGCAAGCTGCGCTGCCTGGTCATCATCGACCTGAAGCTGGGCAGCCTGACCCATGCCGATGTGGGGCAGATGCATATGTACTGCAACTATGCCAAGGAGCATTGGGCCTACCCGGATGAGAACCCGCCGGTGGGCCTGATCCTGTGTGCCGACAAGGGCCATGCTTTGGCGCGGTATGCGCTGGATGGCTTGCCAACCAAGGTGATGGCGGCGAACTACCGCACCGTGTTGCCGGATGCGGAGCTGCTACAAAAGGAGCTGGAGAACACGCGGCGTCTGCTCGAATCACGTAGACCGGCATCCCACAATACGCCCAGTAAAAACTAGGGCAGTTGCAGCGTGATGCTGCCAGGCTTAGCTAGCGACGCTTGCTGCGCCCTGGCCACGGCAACTCACCAGTTAATTCTGGTAGGCCGCCATCGTCTTCCACTCGCACGCCGAAGCGGTTCACTTCGATCTCCGGCAGGTCTTCGCGGTCAAACCATAGCAACGAAATAGTGGTGTCAGTGCGTGCGTAGTGCCTTGAAAGTTCCCAGAGATCCAGGCCCTTTTCCCAGTTGTCGAACCATACGTCCTGGGAGACTTCCCCCGTATCAGTTGTACTGTTCCCAGAGGATCTGACTCGATGAGCCACTGAGCCAGCCGGGATCACCGACCTGGGTGATATCCAGGCTCCAGCTTGTCTCAAAGACGTGGAGCGTGCCGCATACCGTACTGCGCCACGCTCCATGGTGACGAAGGCACACGGCACATCGCTGAGACTGGCGAATCTCGACGCAGCCGCGGGAAATGAAGTGCCAAACAAATCGGCCATGCGCTGGATAAGGTCCAAGGAAGGCTCTTCCTTGGGAACGACAGAAAGCCATCGCTGATAAGGCATCAGCAGTTCAGCGGCAAATGTGTCGCAGGCGATCTCGTTGGGATGCCGTTTGGCATAAGACCAGGACGGGACTTCCTCGTGACTCGATTCTAGGTCGAGCACGATATGCGCTATCTCGTGGCAAATAGTGAAACGCTGGCGTTCCTCAGTCTCCAGGGAGTTCACAGTGATTATGTGCTTCCCATTCGGCTTGGTAATGGTATAGCCAGACTCTCCTTCGCCAAGCTCATCTTTCTTGACCTTGGCATTAGCAGCGGTCACATAGGGAGACAGGTCTTCTCGGATGTTAGAAACATCGACTTTCGCAATGAACGCGCGTGCTTTCTGTCTGACATCCGATTCGTCCATGTTCAATCGTCCTCGTCGTCGTCCTCAAGGGCCTTTTTGATCCGGGTAATCAATGTGGCGGGATCAGGCCTTGCGTTACCCCGATGCCTGACGCCGGCCGCCATCGTAAATACGTCGATACCAATAGACGAATCTTGTAGCACAAATTCGACGAGGTTCGGGTCGGCGTCCGCATGGTCAACCAGCCAAGTTACGAGTGCAGCATCTCTCTCCGTCGGCTTAAGAACCTTCAATAGCTTTTCAATCAGGTCTT
This window of the Luteibacter aegosomatis genome carries:
- a CDS encoding helix-turn-helix domain-containing protein, producing the protein MPQTGLGVAIKTLRERRTLSLREIGQLSSVDHAYVYRLETGEKTNPSQDLIEKLLKVLKPTERDAALVTWLVDHADADPNLVEFVLQDSSIGIDVFTMAAGVRHRGNARPDPATLITRIKKALEDDDEDD
- a CDS encoding tRNA threonylcarbamoyladenosine dehydratase; its protein translation is MNALPDTGTPVSTAQAERFAGIERLYGRGSLGRLADAHVCVIGVGGVGSWAAEALARSGIGRLTLIDGDDVCLSNTNRQLHALDGQYGKPKVGVLAERAHAINPLMRLEAVESFLTPSNLDDLLDRHYDVVIDACDALKVKLETIVWCRRRKLPLVTVGAAGGRTDPTLIRVRDLSRTEHDAMLSMIRKKLRQEHGFPRNPQRFFGVSAVYSMQNVQYPQPDGSVCGVRPPGSDALKLDCGGGLGAATHVTGAFAFAAVGKALEKLAAPAKA
- a CDS encoding PDDEXK nuclease domain-containing protein; this encodes MATQKPAALPAGYAGIHGGIVELLDAARQAAARSVNALMTASYWEIGRRIVEAEQKGRRRAGYGEQLMARLSADLTARFGRGFSPDNLENMRRFFVAYPLEAISETLSRKFGDGLPAGNSETVSRKFDLSELAQVFTLPWSAYVRLLSVKDDHARQFYEAEALRGGWSVRQLDRQIGSQFYERTALSKDKVAMLVKGSVAKPEDAVTPNDAIKDPYVLEFLDLKDEYSESDLEAALIQRLEDFLLELGEGFTFVGRQRRLRIDQTWYRVDLLFFHRKLRCLVIIDLKLGSLTHADVGQMHMYCNYAKEHWAYPDENPPVGLILCADKGHALARYALDGLPTKVMAANYRTVLPDAELLQKELENTRRLLESRRPASHNTPSKN
- a CDS encoding tyrosine-type recombinase/integrase; this encodes MAKIKLTKSAVDAAQPQDKAVELRDTVVPGFLCKITPAGRKVFMLQYRTNAGERRKPALGQYGELTVDQARTMAQEWLAEVRKGGDPSAAKNAARKAPTMKEFCHTFMEDYSKQRNKPSTQRGYQGVIDRCIIPIMGRMKVHDVKRPDVAALMKKLANKQAEANRTFGVLRKMFNLAEVWGLRPDGTNPCRHVPMYPPGKETRLIVDEELVRIFRQLEHLEAEGLENYVIPLAIRLQFEFAARRSEICPLEWAWVDLEKRRVVWPDSKTGGISKPMSEEAYRLLSTAPRREGCPYVLPSPNDPTRHLTHGEHYGGWTRVLKAAGVPHVGTHGIRHRATTDIANSGVPTKVGMKLTGHKTVAMFMHYVHTEDKPVRDAAELVANRRLAITGASRSMEVTA
- a CDS encoding ImmA/IrrE family metallo-endopeptidase; translated protein: MDESDVRQKARAFIAKVDVSNIREDLSPYVTAANAKVKKDELGEGESGYTITKPNGKHIITVNSLETEERQRFTICHEIAHIVLDLESSHEEVPSWSYAKRHPNEIACDTFAAELLMPYQRWLSVVPKEEPSLDLIQRMADLFGTSFPAAASRFASLSDVPCAFVTMERGAVRYAARSTSLRQAGAWISPRSVIPAGSVAHRVRSSGNSTTDTGEVSQDVWFDNWEKGLDLWELSRHYARTDTTISLLWFDREDLPEIEVNRFGVRVEDDGGLPELTGELPWPGRSKRR